From Candidatus Syntrophoarchaeum caldarius, the proteins below share one genomic window:
- a CDS encoding protein containing DUF169, whose amino-acid sequence MSGGLKMGLIEDIDKIVGSLGIEREPVGVKYTDEDPPAGVEERKHTVCGGILEASDGEIIELSEDKCACFGGKKHLGLTEKGKTPWKMLVEGEKLWFDLKTAIRSGTETERIAKPPVGLSKKVFLYPVRKDLFQPDIVLFLINAEQASRLITLNQFWDGKTPSFEMRGAMCWSTITYPLVSGNFNLSVGDITARRMEGWDPDIMIASIPSERIKGIADAIDLSTAGLAKPSEEFERLTERMRSRR is encoded by the coding sequence GTGTCTGGAGGGTTGAAGATGGGATTGATAGAAGATATCGATAAGATTGTGGGCTCACTCGGGATAGAGAGGGAACCTGTGGGGGTTAAGTACACGGATGAGGATCCCCCTGCCGGGGTTGAGGAGAGGAAGCACACGGTTTGCGGTGGGATACTCGAGGCTTCGGATGGGGAGATCATCGAACTATCAGAAGATAAATGCGCCTGCTTTGGTGGAAAGAAGCATCTTGGTCTTACCGAGAAAGGTAAAACCCCGTGGAAGATGCTTGTTGAAGGGGAAAAGCTATGGTTTGATCTTAAAACAGCAATTAGATCCGGTACTGAGACTGAGAGGATAGCAAAGCCACCTGTTGGCCTATCAAAGAAGGTGTTCCTCTATCCTGTCAGAAAAGATCTATTCCAGCCTGATATAGTCCTATTTCTTATAAACGCAGAGCAGGCATCAAGGTTAATCACATTAAATCAGTTCTGGGATGGTAAGACTCCATCTTTTGAGATGAGAGGGGCGATGTGCTGGAGCACAATAACCTATCCCCTTGTATCAGGGAACTTCAACCTCTCTGTTGGAGATATAACTGCAAGGAGGATGGAGGGCTGGGATCCTGATATCATGATCGCATCGATCCCCTCAGAGCGTATAAAGGGAATAGCAGATGCGATCGATCTTTCCACCGCGGGGCTGGCGAAACCGTCTGAGGAGTTTGAGA